The Klebsiella sp. RHBSTW-00484 genome includes a window with the following:
- a CDS encoding LysR family transcriptional regulator, whose protein sequence is MFRLEDLALFVRAAALSSFSEAAREAGQQPAQVSAAIKRLETTLNIRLFARSTRSLRLTPEGETWLPYATQMLDTLHAGLQKIQAPDDEVRGTLQIAVPSDLGRNLLLRVFRAFRLRHPALSLRILFSDHRTDVFKDPVDVAFRYGYNDDASFISLPVAPENRRVLVASPGWIAEHGEPQTLDDLTRHNALTYVLRGRPFDRWPLSFGGEVHHVQVSGTIVSDDAEVIRRLAVAGEGIAYKSTLDVSDDIREGRLQVLLPQYQGDVVPLNMICPHRKQISPAVRLLYDAVKTECEKV, encoded by the coding sequence ATGTTCAGGCTGGAAGATCTGGCGTTGTTTGTTCGCGCCGCGGCATTAAGCAGCTTCAGCGAGGCGGCGCGTGAGGCCGGGCAGCAGCCCGCGCAGGTGAGTGCGGCGATAAAACGCCTGGAAACGACGCTGAATATTCGTCTTTTTGCCCGTTCTACGCGCAGTTTGCGTCTGACCCCTGAAGGGGAGACCTGGTTGCCCTATGCCACGCAGATGCTGGATACGCTGCATGCCGGGCTGCAAAAAATCCAGGCTCCCGATGACGAAGTTCGCGGTACGTTACAAATTGCCGTGCCGTCCGATCTGGGGCGTAACTTGCTCCTGCGCGTGTTTCGCGCTTTTCGCCTGCGCCATCCCGCGCTGAGTTTACGGATCCTGTTTTCCGATCATCGGACCGATGTGTTTAAAGACCCGGTGGACGTCGCATTTCGCTATGGCTATAACGACGACGCCTCGTTTATTTCCCTGCCGGTTGCGCCCGAGAACCGGCGCGTGCTGGTGGCCTCGCCCGGTTGGATAGCCGAGCACGGTGAACCGCAGACGCTGGATGATTTAACGCGGCATAATGCGCTGACCTACGTGCTGCGCGGCAGGCCGTTCGATCGCTGGCCGCTTAGTTTTGGGGGAGAAGTTCACCATGTGCAGGTTTCCGGCACGATTGTGAGTGATGACGCTGAAGTTATTCGCCGCCTGGCGGTTGCCGGGGAGGGGATTGCGTATAAATCCACGCTGGACGTGAGCGATGACATTCGCGAAGGGCGGCTACAGGTGCTGTTGCCGCAGTATCAGGGTGATGTCGTGCCGCTAAATATGATTTGCCCGCACCGCAAACAGATTTCTCCTGCGGTGCGGCTACTGTATGACGCTGTTAAAACAGAGTGCGAGAAAGTATAG